The Pandoraea vervacti DNA window CTGTGTCGAAGGCATCGTGGCCGAGGGCCGCACCGCCTATGGCATCAACACCGGCTTCGGCCTGCTCGCCTCGACGCGCATCGCCCACGCAGACCTCGAAAACCTGCAACGCTCGCTCGTGCTCTCGCACGCCGCCGGTGTCGGCGCGCCGCTGGACGACGCACTGGTGCGACTGATCATGGTGCTCAAGATCAACAGTCTGGCGCGCGGCTTCTCGGGCATTCGTCGCAAGGTAATCGACGCGCTCGTCGCGCTCGTGAACGCCGAGGTCTACCCGCGCATCCCGCTCAAGGGCTCGGTCGGCGCCTCGGGCGACCTGGCGCCGCTTGCCCATATGTCGCTGCTGTTGCTCGGTGAGGGTCAGGCGCGCCACCGCGGTCAGTGGATGAACGCGCGCGAAGCGCTGGCCGTCGCCGGCCTGGCGCCGCTCACGCTCGCCGCCAAGGAAGGACTGGCACTGCTCAATGGCACGCAGGTGTCGACCGCGTACGCGTTGCGCGGCCTGTTCGAAGCGGAAGACATGTACGCGGCGGCAAGTGTCTGCGGTGCGATGACCGTCGAAGCCATGCTCGGCTCACGCGCACCGTTCGACGCGCGCATTCACGCCGCACGCGGACAGCGCGGCCAGATCGATGCTGCTGCGGTCTTTCGCCACCTGCTGGGCGAGACAAGCGAAGTGGGCCAGTCGCACGCCAATTGCGAGAAGGTGCAGGACCCCTATTCGCTGCGTTGCCAGCCGCAGGTCATGGGCGCGTGTCTGACGCAGATCCGTCAGGCGGCCGACGTCCTCGCCGTCGAAGCGAACGCCGTGTCGGACAACCCGCTCGTGTTCTGGGAACAGGGCGACGTGATCTCCGGCGGTAACTTCCACGCCGAACCGGTGGCGATGGCCGCCGACAATCTGGCGTTGGCGCTGGCCGAAATCGGTGCGCTGAGCGAGCGCCGCATCTCGTTGATGATGGACAAGCACATGTCGCAGTTGCCCGCCTTTCTCGTGGCCAACGGCGGCGTGAATTCCGGCTTCATGATCGCGCAGGTCACCGCCGCGGCTCTCGCTTCCGACAATAAAGCCTTGGCACATCCGGCCAGCGTTGATAGTCTGCCGACCTCGGCCAACCAGGAGGACCACGTCTCCATGGCCCCGAACGCCGGAAAGCGGCTTTGGGAGATGGCCGATAACGTCAAGGGCATTATCGCGATCGAATGGCTGAGCGCCGCTCAGGGCCTGGACTTCCGGGAAGGCGTGAAAACCACGCCGGCCCTGGAACGCGCCCGCGCACTGCTGCGCCAGTCGGTTCCGTTCTACGATAAGGATCGTTATTTCGCGCCGGATATCGAGGGCGCAAGCGAGCTCATCGCACAGCGGACATTGAGCGCGCTCGTGCCTGCCGGTACGTTGCCGAGCCTTTGAGTCACGTCTGAGCATCGCCCGCCGGGGCGAAACGGACAGTGATTCGCGCTCCGGCTTTGCGGCGTACCGGGTTGTCCGCTCATTCGCCGGTCCCTCAGTTCGCTGATGGGGCCGGCGCACGGACAGCCCGATTTCCTTTGCCGCCTGCGTCTACGTGTCAGCGTGACTGCGTGCATGCGGGTCGGCTCACCAAGCATTCAGGAGACAGCTTGAAAACCCTGCAACGCAATCTGAGCGCGCGGCACATCCGCTTTCTGGCGCTCGGCTCAGCGATCGGCACCGGCCTGTTCTACGGCTCGGCGTCGGCCATTCAACTCGCCGGTCCGGCGGTCATTCTGGCGTACATCCTCGGCGGCGCCGCCGTCTATATGGTGATGCGCGCGCTCGGCGAGATGGTCGTGCGTCAGCCGGTGTCGGGATCGTTCGGCCGCTACGCACGCGACAATCTCGGTCCGCTCGCCGGTTTCCTCACGGGCTGGACGTACATTCTCGAAATGGTCATCGTCTGCCTGGCGGACGTCACGGCCTTCGGTATCTACATGGGCTTCTGGTTCCCCGATGTTCCCCAGTGGATCTGGGTGCTCGGCGTCGTGATGCTGATCTGCGGCCTGAATCTGTGCAACGTCAAGGTGTATGGCGAACTGGAATTCTGGCTGGCGCTGGTGAAGATTCTCGCCATCGTCGCCATGATCGCGGGTGGCGGCGTCATTCTCTTGTCCGGCGTGCAGATGCACAGCGAGCATGCGCCGGCGGTGAGCAACCTCTGGTCGCATGGCGGCTTCCTGCCGAACGGCTGGAGCGGTCTGGTGGCGTCGCTCGCCGTGGTGATGTTCGCCTACGGCGGCATCGAGATCATCGGCATTACCGGTGGCG harbors:
- the hutH gene encoding histidine ammonia-lyase; this translates as MAQLFVTPGTLTLAQLRDVYQHPTLVTLDEKAYAAIDKSVACVEGIVAEGRTAYGINTGFGLLASTRIAHADLENLQRSLVLSHAAGVGAPLDDALVRLIMVLKINSLARGFSGIRRKVIDALVALVNAEVYPRIPLKGSVGASGDLAPLAHMSLLLLGEGQARHRGQWMNAREALAVAGLAPLTLAAKEGLALLNGTQVSTAYALRGLFEAEDMYAAASVCGAMTVEAMLGSRAPFDARIHAARGQRGQIDAAAVFRHLLGETSEVGQSHANCEKVQDPYSLRCQPQVMGACLTQIRQAADVLAVEANAVSDNPLVFWEQGDVISGGNFHAEPVAMAADNLALALAEIGALSERRISLMMDKHMSQLPAFLVANGGVNSGFMIAQVTAAALASDNKALAHPASVDSLPTSANQEDHVSMAPNAGKRLWEMADNVKGIIAIEWLSAAQGLDFREGVKTTPALERARALLRQSVPFYDKDRYFAPDIEGASELIAQRTLSALVPAGTLPSL